From the Solanum lycopersicum chromosome 10, SLM_r2.1 genome, one window contains:
- the LOC101263763 gene encoding uncharacterized protein: MASGSSGRPSNSSGSKGFDFGSDDILCSYEDYPHQDASNGTLSDPAIATSSAKEFHKNRMTRSSMFPTSTYSPPEESSFNQDMICTVEKTMKKYTDNLMRFLEGISSRLSQLELYCYNLDKSIGEMRSDLVRDHGEADLKLKALEKHVQEVHRSVQILRDKQELAETQKELAKLQFAPKEPASANNSQQNEDRNAQPVSDSNKGDNSTDVNGQQLALALPHQVAPRAPLTNQPVEQPQQAPPPPIPSQSMTQSQGYYLPPVQMSNPPAPTHLSQGQYLSSDPQYRTSQMQDLSRLPPQPAAPPGNQTPQIQSMPQYQQQQWAQQVPQQVQASQQHQLPSVQQQARPSSPAVYPSYPPSQPNSSPEPVPNSMPMQVSFSTIPQSVSSRPEAIPYGYDRSGRPLQSQPPTQHLKPSFGAPGDGYAASGPHPSLSAGNAYLMYDSEGPRGHPPQPPNFPQSGYPPSSFPPQNAQSSPSPNHMFRPPQLMRTHPYNELIEKLASMGYRGDHVVNVIQRLEESGQTVDFNTVLDRLNGHSSGGPQRGWSG; this comes from the exons ATGGCGTCTGGATCATCTGGTAGGCCGAGTAATTCTTCGGGTTCgaagggttttgattttgggTCTGATGATATTCTCTGTTCTTATGAAGATTATCCACATCAAGATGCCTCCAATGGAACCCTCTCTGATCCTGCGATTGCTACCAGTTCTGCTAAG GAGTTTCACAAAAACAGAATGACAAGATCATCAATGTTTCCCACTTCGACGTATAGCCCTCCAGAGGAATCTTCCTTCAATCAAGACATGATATGTACTGTTGAGAAGACCATGAAAAAATATACGGATAATCTCATGAGATTTCTAGAGGGTATCAGTTCACGCTTGTCGCAGTTGGAACTGTACTGTTACAACCTTGATAAGTCCATTGGGGAAATGCGGTCTGATTTAGTTCGAGATCATGGTGAGGCAGATTTGAAACTGAAGGCTCTTGAGAAGCATGTTCAAGAG GTCCACAGATCTGTACAGATTCTGAGAGATAAGCAAGAACTTGCTGAAACTCAGAAGGAGCTGGCTAAGCTTCAGTTTGCGCCGAAAGAACCAGCTTCAGCTAACAATTCTCAGCAGAATGAGGACAGAAATGCTCAACCTGTATCTGATTCCAATAAAGGTGACAACTCAACTGATGTGAATGGACAACAACTGGCACTTGCTCTACCGCATCAAGTAGCACCCCGGGCTCCTCTTACTAACCAACCCGTCGAACAGCCACAACAGGCACCTCCACCACCAATTCCATCTCAAAGTATGACGCAGTCGCAAGGTTACTATTTACCCCCAGTGCAGATGTCAAATCCACCAGCTCCAACTCACTTGTCCCAAGGTCAATATCTTTCATCTGACCCCCAGTATCGTACTTCTCAAATGCAAGATCTTTCTAGGTTACCACCCCAGCCAGCAGCACCTCCGGGGAATCAGACCCCACAAATCCAGTCAATGCCCCAATATCAGCAGCAGCAATGGGCGCAACAGGTACCTCAGCAGGTTCAAGCATCCCAGCAGCATCAGCTTCCAAGTGTGCAACAGCAAGCTAGACCCTCATCACCTGCTGTTTATCCTTCTTATCCACCCAGTCAACCGAATTCTTCTCCTGAACCTGTCCCCAATAGCATGCCAATGCAAGTGTCATTTTCCACGATCCCTCAATCAGTTTCAAGCCGTCCAGAAGCAATACCCTATGGGTATGATAGGTCTGGCAGGCCACTTCAGTCACAGCCTCCAACCCAGCATCTCAAGCCTTCTTTTGGTGCTCCAGGGGATGGGTATGCCGCTAGTGGGCCTCATCCATCTCTTTCTGCAGGAAATGCATATTTGATGTACGACAGTGAAGGCCCAAGGGGACATCCACCACAACCACCAAATTTCCCACAAAGTGGTTATCCTCCCTCCAGCTTCCCTCCCCAGAACGCACAGTCCTCCCCGAGCCCCAATCATATGTTTCGTCCACCTCAATTGATGCGCACTCATCCTTACAATGAATTAATTGAGAAGCTGGCAAGCATGGGCTACAGGGGTGATCATGTGGTTAATGTTATCCAAAGGCTCGAAGAAAGTGGTCAGACAGTTGATTTCAATACTGTGCTCGACAGGCTGAATGGACATTCTTCAGGTGGTCCTCAGAGAGGATGGTCGGGTTAG
- the LOC101263470 gene encoding uncharacterized protein yields the protein MKKSNIFAASITAASSAVAISSSNSSSRVRISHHQDESSMKKKKNEENSLKKNGESKSSSDKFAPKFDGLRFIETLITAHR from the exons atgaagaaatcaaatatttttgcaGCTTCCATAACTGCAGCTTCTTCTGCAGTTGctatttcttcttcaaattcttcatCCAGAGTTCGAATTTCTCATCATCAG GATGAAAGttcaatgaagaagaagaagaatgaagaaaattCATTGAAGAAAAATGGAGAATCAAAATCTTCTTCAGACAAATTTGCACCAAAATTTGATGGATTGAGATTTATTGAGACTTTGATTACAGCTCACAGATAA
- the LOC101264375 gene encoding uncharacterized protein, with protein MAETKQQQEEEPPLFPPSSTSCCSFMLLLKKLMSKRRTWVFLFLTVYTILLSISWNFLNSVLSWYESTMKLTPTSALYGSMILGLAFGVLSIVAALIVVVPATLVTWITILVLLTFAGKGRRDLVIEGKKLTAEISGFVVRVLIREGNLVAVICAVLGYFALVRRNKEDGIDY; from the coding sequence ATGGCTGAAactaaacaacaacaagaagaagaaccTCCCCTGTTTCCACCATCATCAACCTCTTGTTGCTCCTTCATGCTTCTCTTGAAGAAACTTATGAGCAAAAGACGAACATGGGTTTTCCTCTTTCTCACTGTTTACACAATTTTACTCTCAATTTCCTGGAATTTCCTCAATTCAGTACTTTCTTGGTACGAATCCACCATGAAATTGACACCCACTTCAGCTCTCTACGGATCTATGATATTAGGGCTTGCATTTGGGGTTTTATCGATTGTAGCAGCTCTGATCGTTGTGGTTCCAGCAACACTTGTAACTTGGATAACTATTTTGGTTTTGTTGACATTTGCAGGTAAAgggagaagggatttggttaTCGAGGGGAAGAAGTTAACGGCTGAGATTTCTGGGTTTGTTGTTAGGGTTTTGATTAGAGAAGGGAATCTTGTTGCTGTGATTTGTGCTGTTCTTGGGTATTTTGCACTTGTTAGAAGGAATAAAGAAGATGGTATTGATTATTGA
- the LOC104649465 gene encoding uncharacterized protein, whose amino-acid sequence MVVALGPGKFYGSSLPRPRFYENPNGERVDPPVSVMDPLMSWAEEAHWSMGGLSFKRLRLQGRIEGNIKKLRAEHEKMEKKSVKKGSVSSRVVHVSPSPPPAPLNLKRKMRLVDESDDENEEMGVEGRVEKRGLARKLDDDFDKVAEKSDGVVMGRTRSGRNKEAVVEKLKPRGRKLKKGVKGSEKKSVPVTPNAARTSPRLSKRRLP is encoded by the coding sequence ATGGTGGTAGCATTGGGTCCAGGAAAATTCTACGGCAGCAGTTTACCAAGGCCGAGGTTTTACGAAAACCCAAATGGAGAACGGGTCGATCCACCGGTGTCCGTTATGGATCCGTTGATGTCATGGGCTGAGGAAGCTCACTGGTCAATGGGGGGTTTGAGCTTCAAACGCCTCCGTCTTCAGGGACGGATCGAAGGTAACATCAAGAAACTCAGAGCTGAGCATGAGAAGATGGAGAAGAAGTCGGTGAAAAAGGGTTCGGTGTCGTCACGGGTGGTTCATGTAAGTCCATCTCCTCCTCCTGCTCCATTGAATTTGAAGAGGAAAATGCGATTGGTTGATGAGTctgatgatgaaaatgaagaaatgggGGTAGAGGGGAGAGTGGAAAAAAGGGGTCTAGCGAGGAAATTGGATGATGATTTTGATAAAGTTGCTGAGAAGAGTGATGGGGTAGTTATGGGAAGAACAAGGAGTGGTAGAAACAAAGAAGCTGTAGTTGAGAAATTGAAACCCAGAGGTAGAAAATTGAAGAAGGGAGTGAAGGGATCTGAGAAGAAGAGTGTACCAGTGACACCAAATGCAGCAAGGACTTCACCAAGATTGTCGAAACGTCGGTTGCCTTGA
- the LOC101263163 gene encoding GPI-anchored protein LLG2 yields the protein MGFQKFFFLFLFFLLVGLSYSSPLYIKHDVLEARVHTGRALLQQQGNCPIDFERENYTIITSQCKGPHYNSSICCNAFKQLACKHTQEINDVQNGCATTMFNYINLYGKYPPGLFANMCKEDKEGLNCKDVIQPEAKSDEQKRNSSKGTKCSMILMVITTFLVILMLNI from the exons ATGGGCTTCcaaaaattcttctttttgttcctCTTCTTCCTTCTTGTTGGCTTGTCATATTCTTCTCCATTATATATCAAAC ATGATGTGCTTGAGGCTCGTGTTCATACGGGACGTGCCCTTCTTCAACAACAAGGAA atTGTCCCATTGATTTTGAAAGGGAAAACTACACCATCATAACAAGCCAATGCAAAGGACCTCACTACAATTCATCAATATGTTGCAATGCATTCAAACAATTAGCATGCAAACATACACAAGAAATAAATGATGTGCAAAATGGATGTGCTACAACTATGTTTAATTACATTAATCTATATGGCAAATATCCACCTGGCCTATTTGCAAATATGTGCAAAGAGGACAAAGAAGGCCTAAATTGCAAAGATGTTATTCAGCCAGAAGCCAAAAGTGATGAACAAAAGAGGAATTCTTCAAAAGGTACTAAATGTTCAATGATTCTAATGGTGATAACCACttttttagttatattaatgttgaatatatga